From a region of the Falsiruegeria litorea R37 genome:
- a CDS encoding AzlD domain-containing protein, which produces MNSIDPTTMWIIIVGMAIGSFVLRFVFIGFVGDRTMPPWLLRHLRYTAVAILPALIAPLVVWPAATGGQPDVPRTSAAAVALVVGLVTKNVIAAIFSGAATLYGVLYLLG; this is translated from the coding sequence ATGAACAGCATCGACCCCACCACCATGTGGATCATCATCGTCGGCATGGCCATAGGCAGCTTTGTCCTGCGCTTTGTCTTTATCGGTTTCGTGGGCGATCGGACTATGCCGCCCTGGCTACTGCGCCATCTGCGTTATACGGCAGTGGCTATCCTACCTGCGCTGATCGCGCCGCTGGTGGTGTGGCCTGCGGCCACCGGCGGGCAGCCCGATGTGCCGCGAACCAGCGCGGCGGCGGTGGCTCTGGTTGTGGGGCTTGTGACGAAGAATGTAATTGCCGCGATCTTTTCAGGCGCAGCTACGCTTTATGGGGTGTTGTATCTGCTGGGCTGA
- a CDS encoding NUDIX hydrolase, whose protein sequence is MNTPTPKLGALAVVIHDGHVLLAQRKKQPDAGLWGFPGGHVEWGETALTAAVRELREETGVEATAAEYLTNFDLIRQDDSGQTVTHYLLVGVLCAYVSGTPRVVEEIADVKWVPIETVAAGDLPMSARVADLLSLALKRAT, encoded by the coding sequence ATGAACACTCCTACTCCCAAGCTGGGCGCATTGGCCGTTGTGATCCACGACGGCCACGTTCTTTTGGCACAACGCAAGAAACAACCTGACGCAGGCCTTTGGGGGTTTCCCGGCGGGCACGTGGAATGGGGCGAAACCGCCCTCACCGCCGCCGTGCGCGAATTGCGTGAGGAAACCGGGGTCGAAGCTACAGCGGCAGAGTATCTGACAAATTTCGATCTGATCCGTCAGGACGATTCAGGCCAGACTGTCACACACTATCTGCTGGTTGGTGTGCTGTGCGCCTATGTCAGCGGCACCCCCCGTGTCGTCGAGGAAATCGCGGATGTGAAATGGGTGCCGATCGAAACTGTTGCCGCAGGCGATCTGCCCATGAGCGCGCGCGTCGCAGACCTTTTGAGCCTGGCACTTAAGCGCGCGACGTAG
- a CDS encoding MBL fold metallo-hydrolase, which translates to MDGAQTLAMRYPWDTPPAPGEAIEVAEGVLWMRLPLPMKLDHVNVYALDEGDSWTVIDTGFASKKSRAIWEQLMAGPLGGKPVSRVVVTHHHPDHMGLAGWFQSEHGAELVTTRTAWLFSRMLTLDVQENWPEETLNYYRSAGMNADILAKRMADRPFNFSDMVYPMPLGFRRIKQGDVFRMGGRDWDVHMGNGHAPEHATFWSRDDNLVITGDQILSSISPNIGVYATEPLADPLAEWLEACERLAPLAREDHLALGGHKLPFTGLPIRMRQLIDNHHGALKRLLNHLDTPKPASECFAPLFKRTIGEGEYGLALVEAVAHVNHLYHIGEVIRTRREDGAWLYQRKD; encoded by the coding sequence ATGGACGGGGCGCAGACGCTGGCGATGCGATACCCTTGGGACACCCCGCCCGCACCGGGTGAGGCCATCGAAGTGGCCGAGGGCGTGCTGTGGATGCGCCTGCCGCTGCCGATGAAACTGGACCACGTCAACGTCTACGCTCTGGACGAAGGTGACAGCTGGACCGTGATCGACACTGGTTTTGCATCCAAGAAATCGCGCGCCATCTGGGAGCAGTTGATGGCGGGACCGTTGGGTGGCAAGCCTGTGTCCCGCGTGGTGGTGACCCACCATCACCCCGATCACATGGGGCTGGCGGGCTGGTTTCAATCCGAGCATGGGGCCGAACTGGTCACAACGCGCACGGCTTGGCTGTTCTCGCGCATGCTGACGCTGGATGTTCAGGAAAACTGGCCGGAAGAGACGCTGAACTATTACCGTTCGGCGGGTATGAATGCGGACATTCTGGCCAAGCGGATGGCGGATCGCCCGTTCAATTTCTCGGATATGGTGTACCCGATGCCATTGGGCTTTCGGCGGATCAAGCAGGGTGACGTGTTCCGCATGGGCGGGCGCGATTGGGATGTGCACATGGGCAATGGCCACGCGCCTGAACATGCCACGTTCTGGAGCCGTGACGACAATCTGGTGATCACCGGCGATCAGATTCTGTCTTCGATCAGCCCCAACATTGGCGTCTATGCCACTGAACCGCTGGCTGATCCGCTGGCGGAGTGGCTGGAGGCGTGCGAGCGTTTGGCACCACTGGCGCGCGAAGATCATCTGGCGCTGGGCGGTCACAAACTCCCATTCACTGGTCTGCCGATCCGGATGCGTCAGTTGATCGACAATCATCATGGCGCTCTCAAACGGCTGCTGAACCATCTGGACACCCCCAAACCGGCATCCGAATGCTTTGCCCCTTTGTTCAAACGCACCATTGGTGAGGGTGAATATGGGCTGGCCCTGGTCGAAGCCGTTGCGCATGTGAACCATCTCTACCATATCGGAGAGGTGATCCGGACCCGTCGTGAGGACGGGGCCTGGCTGTATCAGCGCAAAGACTAA
- a CDS encoding glycerophosphodiester phosphodiesterase — MSHYSTVTEAYAQAWARRRVFVPLYMALRLLAYALIAPGMAATINLAVSLSDQPALTDQDIAYFILTPVGFLATLAVLSILLAVEVLSFSVMSTSLRYDGTDRLRTSLAAFGFVVSHVKDLLIFGLLFVLRVLLLVAPFALVAGVIMLWVTGDYDINYYLTYTPPSFRVAVGVVAVILLALAIVLLLRLSSWALALHLVLFEDVRPRDAFAASTSRMQGKQTGLKIELVIWVVVRLAISFGVAVVAGLCINLIPVTEGHLKSALTFSMAIVLLWGLAGLILSAVSLGALAVLLDGFFEGKRLQAPTTSGGGNLSARLALTVAVGAVALVGGVWMGNGLLEAVEADDEVEIIAHRGAAGSRPENTMASVVKAIGDKADWVEIDVQETADGEVVVMHDSDFMKLAGVNLTIWDATMEDLAKIDIGSWFDPAYSDERPPALREVLQAARGKSKVLIELKYYGHDVDLENRVVAIVEELGMQDQIATMSLKYPAVQKMRTLRPEWRAGVLAATAVGDLTALDGDFLAVNAGMANVALVNSTEAAGKDLYVWTVNDPLQMSKMISLGVDGLITDEPALARQVLEFRAGLTPTERMLLWMTEELGLDLSDGDYRDNSP, encoded by the coding sequence GTGTCACATTATTCCACAGTGACTGAGGCTTATGCGCAGGCCTGGGCCAGACGTCGTGTTTTTGTCCCGCTCTACATGGCGTTGCGGCTGTTGGCCTATGCGCTGATTGCGCCCGGCATGGCTGCGACTATAAACTTGGCTGTGTCCCTGTCCGATCAACCGGCGCTGACGGATCAGGATATCGCCTATTTCATCCTGACCCCGGTTGGCTTTCTGGCCACGCTTGCGGTTCTGAGCATACTTCTGGCGGTCGAAGTGCTCAGTTTTTCGGTCATGAGCACCAGCCTGCGTTATGACGGCACCGACAGGTTGCGGACCTCGCTTGCGGCATTTGGTTTTGTCGTTAGCCATGTCAAGGACTTGCTGATCTTTGGTCTGTTGTTTGTTCTGCGCGTGCTGTTGCTGGTTGCGCCCTTTGCGTTGGTGGCCGGTGTCATCATGCTGTGGGTTACCGGGGATTATGACATCAACTACTACCTGACCTATACGCCGCCCTCGTTCAGGGTGGCGGTTGGGGTTGTTGCGGTGATCCTGCTGGCGTTGGCCATCGTCCTGTTGCTGCGCCTGTCCAGTTGGGCCTTGGCCTTGCATCTTGTCCTGTTCGAGGATGTACGCCCCCGCGATGCCTTTGCCGCCAGCACGTCCCGGATGCAAGGCAAGCAGACAGGCTTGAAGATCGAACTGGTGATCTGGGTGGTCGTGCGGCTGGCAATTTCCTTTGGCGTCGCTGTTGTGGCGGGACTGTGCATCAACCTGATCCCGGTCACCGAGGGGCATTTGAAATCCGCTCTCACGTTTTCCATGGCCATTGTGTTGCTGTGGGGGCTGGCGGGACTGATCCTGTCGGCCGTGTCTCTTGGAGCGTTGGCCGTGCTTCTGGACGGGTTCTTTGAGGGCAAGCGCTTGCAGGCGCCGACCACCTCGGGCGGCGGCAACCTGAGTGCCCGGCTTGCCCTGACTGTTGCGGTTGGCGCTGTGGCGCTGGTCGGTGGTGTCTGGATGGGCAATGGTTTGCTCGAAGCGGTCGAGGCTGATGATGAGGTCGAGATCATTGCGCACCGCGGCGCGGCTGGATCCCGACCCGAGAACACCATGGCCTCGGTCGTCAAGGCCATCGGGGACAAGGCCGATTGGGTCGAGATCGACGTGCAAGAGACAGCCGACGGAGAGGTCGTGGTCATGCACGACAGCGACTTTATGAAACTGGCCGGGGTCAATCTGACGATCTGGGATGCCACGATGGAGGATCTGGCCAAGATCGACATAGGCAGTTGGTTTGACCCGGCCTATTCGGACGAACGCCCGCCGGCCCTGCGTGAAGTTTTGCAAGCGGCGCGTGGCAAGTCGAAGGTTCTGATTGAGCTCAAATACTATGGCCACGACGTGGATCTGGAAAATCGCGTTGTCGCGATCGTCGAAGAGTTGGGGATGCAGGACCAGATTGCCACCATGTCTTTGAAATACCCTGCGGTGCAAAAGATGCGCACACTGCGGCCCGAGTGGCGTGCGGGCGTTTTGGCTGCTACTGCAGTAGGCGATTTGACTGCCCTGGATGGCGATTTCCTGGCCGTCAACGCGGGCATGGCCAATGTGGCTCTGGTCAATTCAACGGAGGCAGCAGGTAAGGATCTGTATGTCTGGACCGTCAACGATCCATTGCAGATGTCCAAGATGATTTCGCTGGGGGTAGACGGGTTGATCACGGATGAACCCGCCCTTGCGCGCCAGGTGCTGGAGTTTCGCGCCGGTCTGACCCCAACCGAACGCATGCTGTTGTGGATGACTGAGGAACTGGGGCTTGATCTGTCGGATGGGGATTATCGTGACAACAGCCCGTAA
- a CDS encoding protein-disulfide reductase DsbD domain-containing protein, whose product MLRSVALAIGLTVPSLAAAQVSGLGEIVQLDILDGGLTKQGTYQGAIRLTLADGWKTYWRAPGDAGIPPQFDWRGSRNVGEVSFTWPSPTVFDQNGIRTIGYEKQMVLPVEITPKRADKPVQLKGKMSFGVCSDVCVPGQLKFNHELDSDAGRNPTIAAALAARPYSAREAGVKSATCRLSPTKDGMRIEATVRVPSTGGTEMMIIEPGDPSLWATEPETKRQGNVITSTAELISDSGNAFAIDRSEIRLTVLGGSHSVDIQGCTPG is encoded by the coding sequence ATGCTTAGATCTGTTGCCTTGGCCATTGGCCTTACCGTTCCATCCCTTGCCGCTGCACAGGTCAGCGGACTGGGGGAGATTGTTCAGCTCGACATTCTCGATGGCGGCCTGACCAAACAGGGCACCTATCAGGGGGCAATCCGGCTGACCTTGGCTGATGGGTGGAAAACCTATTGGCGTGCGCCCGGCGATGCAGGCATTCCCCCGCAATTCGATTGGCGTGGCTCGCGCAATGTGGGCGAGGTATCATTCACCTGGCCCTCGCCAACCGTCTTTGACCAGAACGGTATCCGCACCATCGGGTATGAAAAACAAATGGTGCTTCCGGTCGAGATCACCCCCAAACGCGCGGACAAACCTGTGCAACTCAAGGGAAAGATGTCCTTTGGCGTCTGCAGCGACGTCTGTGTGCCCGGACAATTGAAATTCAACCACGAGCTGGACAGCGACGCGGGTCGCAACCCCACCATCGCTGCAGCCTTGGCCGCACGGCCCTATTCCGCGCGCGAAGCCGGGGTGAAATCGGCCACCTGCCGTCTGTCCCCCACCAAGGACGGAATGCGGATAGAGGCCACAGTGCGTGTCCCTTCGACCGGCGGGACAGAGATGATGATCATCGAGCCTGGCGATCCATCGCTTTGGGCAACCGAGCCTGAAACCAAACGGCAGGGCAATGTGATCACCTCGACTGCCGAATTGATCAGCGACAGCGGCAACGCATTTGCCATCGACCGGTCCGAAATCCGGTTGACGGTTTTGGGTGGCTCGCACAGTGTCGACATTCAGGGCTGTACCCCGGGCTGA
- a CDS encoding formate dehydrogenase accessory sulfurtransferase FdhD has protein sequence MQLAIRDDLSDYIIAPDPGAARLTRAVEGFDQNGQATQISVVEERPLTIFLNSQEIVTAMTIGDYPEYLALGFLRNQGMLLPDDRITGTDYDEDLETVVVRTERETSYEEKLKKKTRTSGCAVGTVFGDMMEGLEDVRLPAVQVRTSWLYDLSAKINRTPSLYLEAGAIHGTVLCHENRPLVYMEDVGRHNAVDKIAGWMLSTGEGAHDKILYTTGRLTSEMVIKTAMMGIPVLASRSGFTAWGVEIAREVGLTLIGRMRGQRFVCLSGEDRLVRDADPASVPVEDKKLRRKSAER, from the coding sequence TTGCAATTGGCTATTCGGGATGATCTGTCGGACTATATCATCGCCCCCGATCCGGGCGCGGCGCGGCTGACCCGCGCGGTCGAAGGGTTCGACCAGAACGGGCAAGCCACCCAGATTTCTGTGGTCGAGGAGCGCCCCCTTACGATCTTCCTCAACAGTCAGGAAATCGTCACCGCGATGACCATCGGGGATTATCCCGAGTATCTGGCGCTTGGCTTTCTGCGCAATCAGGGCATGTTGCTGCCTGATGATCGGATCACGGGCACCGATTACGACGAGGATCTGGAAACCGTTGTCGTGCGCACCGAGCGTGAAACCTCATACGAGGAAAAGCTCAAGAAAAAGACCCGTACTTCTGGCTGTGCTGTCGGCACCGTCTTTGGCGACATGATGGAGGGGCTCGAGGATGTCCGCCTGCCTGCGGTACAGGTCCGCACTTCGTGGCTTTATGACCTGTCCGCCAAGATCAACCGCACTCCGTCACTGTACCTGGAGGCGGGGGCGATCCACGGCACCGTGCTGTGCCACGAGAACCGCCCGCTGGTCTACATGGAAGACGTGGGCCGTCACAACGCGGTCGACAAAATCGCGGGGTGGATGCTGTCGACGGGTGAGGGGGCACATGACAAGATCCTCTACACCACCGGACGGCTGACATCCGAGATGGTGATCAAAACGGCAATGATGGGCATTCCGGTGCTGGCATCGCGGTCCGGCTTTACCGCCTGGGGCGTCGAGATCGCGCGTGAGGTTGGCCTGACCCTGATCGGTCGCATGCGTGGGCAGCGGTTTGTATGTCTATCCGGCGAGGACCGTCTGGTGCGTGACGCTGATCCGGCCAGCGTCCCGGTCGAAGACAAGAAACTTCGTCGCAAGAGTGCGGAACGGTAA
- a CDS encoding YqgE/AlgH family protein translates to MDLTGKLLIAMPGMGDPRFAHSVVFLCSHGKDGAMGLIVNKPADLPLAALLDQLDIDCVSRRIGERPVRFGGPVETGRGFVLHSSDYEANLHSLEIGDGFSMSATLDVLEDIAQGNGPERGLLMLGYSGWGPGQLEDEIAANGWLTADADLGLVFDLDDSGKWEAALKSLGIDPLNLSASAGHA, encoded by the coding sequence TTGGATCTAACCGGTAAGCTGTTGATCGCAATGCCTGGCATGGGCGATCCGCGCTTTGCTCATTCGGTGGTGTTTCTGTGCAGCCATGGCAAGGACGGAGCCATGGGGTTGATCGTCAATAAACCCGCAGATCTGCCGTTGGCCGCTTTGCTTGATCAATTGGACATCGACTGTGTCTCGCGCCGGATCGGGGAGCGGCCTGTGCGATTTGGCGGACCGGTCGAAACCGGGCGCGGGTTTGTCCTGCATTCCTCGGATTATGAAGCCAACTTGCATTCGCTGGAAATCGGCGATGGGTTCAGCATGTCGGCGACGCTGGATGTCCTGGAAGACATCGCGCAGGGCAACGGACCAGAGCGCGGGTTGCTCATGCTCGGCTATTCGGGCTGGGGGCCCGGCCAGCTAGAGGACGAGATCGCGGCAAACGGCTGGCTGACGGCGGATGCGGATCTGGGGCTGGTGTTCGATCTGGATGACAGCGGCAAATGGGAAGCGGCGCTGAAATCGTTGGGCATTGATCCTTTGAACCTATCGGCCAGTGCAGGGCACGCCTGA
- a CDS encoding aa3-type cytochrome c oxidase subunit IV — MADHKHGEMDITDQTAMYNAFIKFCTWSCVVIFGILLFLAVFAS, encoded by the coding sequence ATGGCGGACCACAAGCACGGCGAAATGGACATCACCGATCAAACCGCAATGTACAACGCGTTCATCAAGTTTTGCACTTGGTCCTGCGTTGTCATCTTTGGCATCCTGCTGTTTCTCGCTGTATTCGCGTCCTGA
- the mobA gene encoding molybdenum cofactor guanylyltransferase MobA, with amino-acid sequence MTKPLGVILAGGQARRMGGGDKGALILGGRSLLDRVIDRLGPQVDRLVLNANGDPQRFAEYGLPVVPDSLADYPGPLAGVLAGMEYAADQGFSHIVTAAADTPFFPQDLTERLARAADRANTPIALAATQEEGRMNRHPTFGLWPVNLRADLRAALEDGLRKVVLWTDKHGAASAPFDDNAFFNINTPEDLAQAETML; translated from the coding sequence ATGACCAAACCTCTCGGAGTGATCCTGGCTGGTGGCCAAGCCCGACGTATGGGAGGCGGCGACAAGGGTGCGTTGATCCTGGGTGGGCGCAGCCTGCTGGATCGGGTGATTGACCGGCTGGGGCCGCAGGTGGATCGGCTGGTGCTGAATGCCAATGGCGATCCGCAGCGGTTTGCCGAATACGGCCTGCCGGTGGTGCCCGACAGCCTGGCCGACTATCCGGGGCCTTTGGCCGGGGTGTTGGCAGGGATGGAATACGCGGCGGACCAGGGCTTCAGCCACATCGTCACCGCCGCCGCCGACACGCCGTTTTTCCCGCAGGACCTGACCGAACGTCTGGCCCGTGCCGCAGATAGGGCCAATACCCCGATTGCCCTGGCCGCCACCCAGGAAGAGGGGCGGATGAACCGGCATCCAACCTTTGGTCTCTGGCCCGTCAACCTGCGGGCCGATCTGCGTGCAGCGCTTGAGGATGGGCTGCGCAAGGTGGTGCTGTGGACCGACAAACACGGTGCGGCCTCGGCGCCCTTTGACGACAACGCCTTTTTCAACATCAACACACCCGAGGATCTGGCACAGGCCGAGACGATGCTATGA
- a CDS encoding L-threonylcarbamoyladenylate synthase: MYRKDTSYLTATHADIATAAGLLRAGALVAFPTETVYGLGGDARNDKAVAGIYEAKGRPSFNPLIAHVASIEAAKRYVVWTDEADRLAQAFWPGPLTLVLPLRPDHDISPLVTAGLDTLAVRVPAHETARALLSAFDGPVAAPSANPSGRISPTTAGHVHAGLDGRIAAVLDDGPCGVGLESTIIGLKGTPTLLRPGGLSADLVEACLGQMIGTYKQGDALSAPGQLLSHYAPDSSVRLNVETPMGDEVLLGFGPVECDLNLSLSGDMTEAAANLFSALHQLDATGRPIAISPIPEKGLGLAINDRLRRAAAPRGA, from the coding sequence ATGTATCGTAAGGACACATCCTATCTGACTGCCACGCACGCCGACATCGCAACGGCGGCGGGCTTGCTGCGCGCGGGCGCCTTGGTCGCCTTTCCGACCGAAACGGTGTACGGCCTGGGCGGGGATGCCCGCAACGACAAGGCGGTCGCAGGGATCTACGAGGCCAAAGGGCGGCCAAGCTTCAACCCGCTGATTGCCCATGTTGCCAGCATAGAAGCGGCAAAGCGCTACGTGGTTTGGACAGACGAGGCAGATCGCCTGGCACAAGCCTTCTGGCCGGGGCCTTTGACGTTGGTTTTGCCGCTCAGGCCTGATCACGACATTTCCCCACTGGTGACGGCGGGGCTGGACACGCTGGCGGTTCGGGTTCCCGCACATGAGACCGCGCGCGCGCTGTTGAGCGCATTCGATGGGCCGGTCGCGGCGCCTTCGGCCAACCCCTCGGGCCGGATCAGCCCAACGACAGCCGGGCATGTGCACGCGGGCTTGGATGGCCGGATTGCCGCCGTTCTGGATGACGGCCCCTGTGGGGTCGGCTTGGAATCCACGATTATCGGCTTGAAGGGCACCCCCACCCTGCTGCGCCCTGGTGGGTTGTCGGCCGATCTGGTCGAGGCTTGCCTTGGTCAAATGATCGGGACCTACAAACAAGGCGATGCCCTGTCCGCGCCCGGACAACTCTTGTCCCATTACGCGCCCGACTCCAGCGTACGATTAAATGTTGAGACCCCGATGGGCGACGAAGTGTTGTTGGGGTTTGGCCCGGTCGAATGCGATCTAAACCTGTCGCTTTCGGGTGATATGACCGAAGCGGCGGCAAACTTGTTTTCAGCCCTTCACCAGCTTGATGCCACAGGGCGGCCAATTGCGATATCTCCGATTCCGGAAAAAGGGTTGGGATTGGCCATCAACGACCGCTTGCGCCGCGCGGCAGCACCCAGAGGGGCCTGA
- a CDS encoding AzlC family ABC transporter permease, which yields MAFTTSNSFYWKGFRDGSPFVLVAIPFGTLFGVLATEAGLDIVQTMTFTATVFAGAAQFTALQLLQEETPTLIVLASALAVNLRVAMYSAALTPYLGGAPLWQRAVAAYFVVDQSYACSTVQFEKEPDMTVPQRMAYFFGSISPIAPLWYLCTYLGAVLGTQIPDSWALDFALPITFLAMLGPMLRTLPHVIAALVAIIVALMTTAVPYNLGLLIAGCIGMMAGAQAEVMLERRKVQA from the coding sequence ATGGCATTCACCACATCGAATTCCTTTTATTGGAAAGGCTTTCGCGACGGCTCCCCCTTTGTGTTGGTGGCGATCCCATTTGGCACCCTTTTTGGCGTGCTAGCAACCGAGGCAGGGTTGGACATCGTGCAGACCATGACCTTTACGGCCACGGTGTTTGCAGGGGCGGCGCAGTTCACCGCGCTGCAACTGCTCCAAGAGGAGACGCCTACGCTGATCGTGCTCGCCTCGGCGCTGGCGGTGAATTTGCGGGTGGCGATGTATTCAGCGGCGCTGACGCCCTATCTGGGCGGCGCGCCTCTCTGGCAGCGGGCGGTGGCGGCCTATTTTGTGGTGGACCAATCCTATGCCTGCTCGACGGTGCAGTTCGAGAAAGAGCCAGACATGACGGTGCCGCAGCGGATGGCGTACTTCTTTGGATCGATCTCTCCCATCGCGCCGCTTTGGTATCTGTGCACTTATCTGGGTGCCGTGCTGGGGACGCAGATCCCCGACAGCTGGGCGTTGGACTTTGCACTGCCGATCACATTTCTGGCGATGCTTGGGCCGATGTTGCGAACCCTGCCCCATGTGATCGCCGCACTGGTGGCGATCATCGTGGCGCTGATGACCACGGCAGTGCCCTATAATCTGGGACTGCTGATCGCCGGATGTATCGGCATGATGGCGGGCGCACAGGCCGAGGTCATGCTGGAGCGCAGAAAGGTGCAGGCATGA
- a CDS encoding acyl-CoA dehydrogenase: MPYRAPVTDYQFLLRHVAGFDQIAGTEKFSEASDDVVDAILTEAGKMCEEVMSPLQRPGDLEPARLENGVVRTSPGYSDGWKAISEGGWIGMSGDPEYGGMGLPMTVTTAVNEMMSAACLSLQLAPLMSQGQIEAMEHHASDAIKELFLPKLMSGEWSGTMNLTEPQAGSDVGALSSKAVDNGDGSFAVTGQKIYISWGDNDFAGNVCHLVLARLPDGVPGTKGISLFIVPKHLPDDNGEAGVANSLKVVSLEHKMGLHGSPTCVMQFDGAKGWLVGKEHGGMAAMFTMMNNARLGVGGQGVGVAEGAYQHALAYALERKQGKTPSGTIVDHADVRRMLMSMKADVFASRAILLNCAAAIDMQTATDDAEWAARAAFLTPIAKAFGTETGMRVAETGVQVHGGMGFIEETGAAQFYRDVRVTAIYEGTNGIQAMDLVARKMMDGGEAAAKLLDEIEDHAERARATVPELAGPVWEATETLREATEWLVAQGDLNERFAGAVPYLQAFARVLGGHYHLVAAMADPAGPREKLARFYINALLPEHAGLLAQAQNGSADVYGLTIDELVA; the protein is encoded by the coding sequence ATGCCCTATCGCGCACCAGTCACCGACTACCAGTTCTTGCTCCGCCATGTAGCAGGCTTTGATCAGATCGCGGGGACCGAAAAGTTTTCCGAGGCCTCCGACGATGTGGTCGATGCGATTTTGACCGAGGCCGGCAAGATGTGTGAAGAGGTGATGTCGCCCCTGCAGCGTCCCGGCGATCTGGAGCCTGCGCGTCTGGAGAACGGGGTTGTACGCACGTCGCCAGGGTATTCAGATGGCTGGAAAGCCATTTCCGAAGGGGGTTGGATCGGGATGAGCGGTGATCCGGAATACGGCGGCATGGGCCTGCCGATGACCGTGACCACCGCCGTGAATGAGATGATGAGCGCGGCCTGCCTGTCGCTGCAACTTGCGCCGCTGATGAGCCAGGGGCAGATCGAAGCCATGGAACATCATGCCAGTGATGCCATCAAGGAACTGTTTCTGCCTAAGCTGATGTCGGGTGAATGGTCGGGCACAATGAACCTGACCGAACCTCAGGCCGGGTCGGACGTGGGGGCGCTCAGCTCCAAAGCCGTGGACAATGGCGATGGCAGCTTTGCGGTGACCGGGCAGAAGATCTATATTTCCTGGGGCGACAACGATTTTGCAGGCAATGTTTGCCACCTGGTTCTGGCGCGTCTGCCCGATGGGGTGCCCGGCACCAAGGGCATCAGCCTGTTCATCGTGCCCAAGCACCTGCCCGACGACAATGGCGAGGCGGGCGTGGCCAACAGCCTCAAGGTGGTAAGCCTGGAGCACAAGATGGGTCTGCATGGCTCGCCAACTTGCGTGATGCAGTTTGATGGTGCCAAGGGCTGGCTTGTCGGCAAGGAACACGGCGGCATGGCCGCGATGTTCACCATGATGAACAATGCGCGCTTGGGTGTTGGCGGCCAAGGTGTTGGAGTAGCTGAAGGTGCCTATCAGCACGCGCTGGCCTATGCGCTGGAGCGCAAGCAGGGCAAGACACCGAGCGGCACAATCGTGGACCACGCCGATGTGCGCCGCATGCTGATGAGCATGAAGGCCGATGTCTTTGCGTCGCGGGCGATCTTGCTCAACTGTGCCGCGGCCATCGACATGCAGACCGCCACAGATGATGCAGAATGGGCGGCGCGTGCGGCGTTCCTGACCCCGATTGCCAAGGCCTTTGGCACCGAGACGGGGATGCGCGTGGCCGAGACCGGTGTGCAGGTGCACGGTGGCATGGGCTTTATCGAAGAGACAGGTGCTGCGCAGTTTTATCGCGATGTCCGCGTGACCGCGATCTACGAGGGTACAAATGGCATTCAGGCCATGGACCTTGTGGCACGCAAGATGATGGACGGCGGAGAGGCCGCGGCCAAGTTGCTGGATGAGATCGAAGATCACGCCGAACGCGCCCGGGCCACGGTACCGGAACTCGCCGGTCCGGTATGGGAAGCCACGGAAACCCTGCGCGAGGCAACTGAATGGCTGGTGGCGCAAGGTGACTTGAACGAGCGTTTCGCTGGCGCAGTTCCCTACCTGCAGGCCTTTGCGCGTGTGCTGGGTGGCCACTATCACCTGGTGGCCGCTATGGCCGACCCGGCTGGCCCGCGTGAGAAACTGGCACGCTTCTACATCAATGCACTGCTGCCCGAACACGCTGGCCTGCTGGCGCAGGCGCAGAACGGCTCGGCAGACGTCTATGGTCTGACCATCGACGAGCTGGTCGCCTGA
- a CDS encoding DUF6173 family protein — translation MDDKIETAAEAAEAAALPRHHEVHADPERQPKLGPVPAQMQKPVEAKSPSRWAYERLILYIRSFEEQLDAEHEVAMGFTGGDAGVLRIEGMGYFDPDIVTFYGTDSNGVRTQLVQHVSQLNVMLRALPKPKEDTPATRIGFRLAADLETSDES, via the coding sequence ATGGACGACAAGATCGAAACGGCGGCCGAAGCGGCAGAAGCAGCGGCTTTGCCGCGTCATCACGAGGTCCATGCAGACCCTGAACGTCAACCCAAGCTGGGTCCGGTGCCTGCCCAGATGCAAAAACCTGTCGAGGCCAAAAGCCCGTCGCGCTGGGCCTATGAACGGCTGATCCTTTACATCCGCAGTTTCGAAGAGCAGCTCGATGCCGAGCACGAGGTTGCCATGGGGTTCACTGGGGGCGACGCCGGAGTGCTGCGGATTGAGGGGATGGGGTATTTCGATCCCGATATCGTGACGTTTTATGGAACGGATTCCAACGGTGTGCGCACACAGCTGGTGCAGCATGTCAGCCAACTGAACGTGATGCTGCGGGCCTTGCCCAAGCCAAAAGAGGACACGCCTGCTACGCGGATCGGGTTTCGTTTGGCTGCGGATCTTGAAACGTCAGACGAGTCGTGA